The following nucleotide sequence is from Melioribacteraceae bacterium.
CTTATCTCATTGCTACTTATTGCTACCTTGTTATATGTCATGATGAAGGATTCTAAAGTAAACTATGTAACAACATTGGTTGTGTTGGTTATATTCGTATTTATTTTCTCTAATGCAAAAGATCAAATTGCATTTAGCACGGCATCAAAGCAGCACTTAGCCGGATTGGAAGCTGAGTTTATCAAATATGAAGAAGATTTTAAAGCAAGTTTGGGTTTATCTACTGTCACGATAAGCGGTGAGGATATTTACAACGGTAAGTGTATTGCATGTCACCAATTTGATAAAGTCTTAGTCGGACCACCGTATAAAGAGATATTACCTAAATATGACGGTGATAAAGAAGGACTTGTGCAATTTATACTCAATCCGGTCAAAGTAGATCCCAATTATCCGGCAATGCCAAATCAAGGTCTTAAACCAAATGAGGCAAAAGCTGTTGCAGAATATATTCTCGAAACATATAAGTAATATTTAATTACAGAATTAGTTTGAAAGGGATGTAATTATCACATCCCTTTTTTATTTTAAACAATATGAATAATAAAAATCAAATACTGACGGTCCTTAATGCAATTCAACTTTCAACAAGTTATTTGGAAGAAAAAGGAATTGAATCACCAAGAATGAACGCTGAACTTTTGCTGGCTCATGTTCTTCAATGTAAAAGACTTGATTTATATTTAGCATTTGATAGACCTTTGCTTGAAGAAGAAATAGTGCAATTAAGAGAATTTATTGCTAGAAGAGGGAAGTTTGAACCACTTCAATATATTTTGGGTGAAGTTGAGTTCTACAATTTAAATTTTAAAGTTGATAAGTCAGTGTTAATTCCTCGACCAGAAACTGAGTTATTAGTTGATGAAGCGATTAATCTAATTAACGAATATAACTATACAAACATATTAGATGTAGGAACAGGCTCAGGTAATATTCCAGTATCCCTCGCAGCAAATCTGAATGGAGTTACAATTACTTCAATCGATATTTCCAAAGAAGCGATAGATACAGCAGTTAAGAATGCTGAAAAGAATAATGTTAGAGATAAGATAAATTTCATTATTTCCGATATTGCTGATTATGTTCCGGATCAAAAGTTTGACGTAATCGTTTCAAATCCACCGTATGTATCTTCACAAGAATATCAAAATCTTCAAAAAGAGATCACCGCTTATGAACCGAGAGAAAGTGTGACTGATAATGATGATGGATTTAAATTCTATAGAAATATTCTTTCCAATAATGATAGGCTGCTACGATCCAATGGATTTGTAATTTTTGAAATAGGCCAAGGTCAAGAAAGCACCTTGTATAAATTATTTGAAGAACATTCTTTTGAACATGTAAAAACGATAAAGGATTTGCAGAATATTGATCGAATAATTTTAGGTAGAATAAAATGAGAGCATTAGTTCAAAAGGTAAAAGAAGGTGGCGTTTATATAAGTGAGAATAATTATTCTGCTGAGATAGGAAAAGGATTAGTTATTCTTCTTGGTGTCACTCACGAAGATGGAGAGAACGAAATTAATTTTGTTGCGGATAAATGTTCAAATCTCAGAATCTTCCCGGATGATGGTGGTAAAATGAATTTATCTGTAAAGGATATTGACGGAGAAATTTTAGTCATATCTCAATTTACATTATATGGAGATGCAAGAAAAGGAAACAGACCAAGTTATACAGAGGCAGCAAGTCCGGAATTGGCTGATAAAATTTATCAACAATTTATTTCTAGATTGAAATCCAATCTGGGTGATTCTAAAATTAAAACCGGTCAATTCGGGGCGATGATGGAAGTGAAAATTATAAATGATGGTCCGGTAACAATTATGGTCGAATCTAAATAAAT
It contains:
- the prmC gene encoding peptide chain release factor N(5)-glutamine methyltransferase — protein: MNNKNQILTVLNAIQLSTSYLEEKGIESPRMNAELLLAHVLQCKRLDLYLAFDRPLLEEEIVQLREFIARRGKFEPLQYILGEVEFYNLNFKVDKSVLIPRPETELLVDEAINLINEYNYTNILDVGTGSGNIPVSLAANLNGVTITSIDISKEAIDTAVKNAEKNNVRDKINFIISDIADYVPDQKFDVIVSNPPYVSSQEYQNLQKEITAYEPRESVTDNDDGFKFYRNILSNNDRLLRSNGFVIFEIGQGQESTLYKLFEEHSFEHVKTIKDLQNIDRIILGRIK
- the dtd gene encoding D-aminoacyl-tRNA deacylase, yielding MRALVQKVKEGGVYISENNYSAEIGKGLVILLGVTHEDGENEINFVADKCSNLRIFPDDGGKMNLSVKDIDGEILVISQFTLYGDARKGNRPSYTEAASPELADKIYQQFISRLKSNLGDSKIKTGQFGAMMEVKIINDGPVTIMVESK